The Muricauda sp. SCSIO 65647 genome includes a region encoding these proteins:
- a CDS encoding M3 family metallopeptidase encodes MSQSVKKTNNPLLQPFDQAPFSKIKNEHFKPAFLEAMESARNEIDAIVKNPEPPSFENTIAALDYSGYRLERVSSVFFNLNSAETNEEIQKIAQEVSPLLSEFSNDITLNEALFAKVKSVHESKESLHLNPERRTLLEKRYKSFSRNGANLPQEKKKRLREIDAELAKLKLKFGENVLAETNKYEMHLTNEIDLDGLPEGAKEMAAQLAKSKGKEDWLITLDYPSYIPFMKYAKNRELRKELALAFGSKGFHGDELDNQENVLKIVNLRHERAKLLGYDTHAHFVLEERMAENPEKVLDFLNELLEKAKPATKREFAQLQDFARDLDGIEDLQKWDGAYYSEKLKQKLFDLDDEKLKPYFKLENVIDGVFKVAEKLFGLTFKEVFDVETYHKEVKTFEVYDQDRNFISLFYADFHPRSGKRGGAWMTSFKSQFRKNGENVRPHVSNVCNFTPSTESKPSLLTFNEVTTLFHEFGHALHGMLADTTYPSLSGTSVYWDFVELPSQIMENWCYEKEALELFAHHYETGELIPMTLVEKIKESATFQEGMQTLRQLSFGLLDMAWHGQDPTSIKDVKAFETEAFKGTQLYPDTPETCMSTAFAHIFQGGYSSGYYSYKWAEVLDADAFAYFKENGIFNPQIAKKFKEHILSKGGTENPMELYKRFRGQEPKIEALLERAGLLTQ; translated from the coding sequence ATGTCCCAAAGTGTAAAAAAAACCAACAACCCCCTGCTCCAACCCTTTGATCAAGCCCCATTCTCAAAAATCAAGAACGAGCATTTTAAACCTGCTTTTTTGGAAGCGATGGAATCAGCTCGAAATGAGATCGATGCCATCGTTAAAAATCCAGAACCACCAAGCTTTGAAAATACCATTGCGGCTTTAGACTACTCTGGTTATCGGTTAGAAAGAGTTTCAAGCGTTTTCTTTAACCTGAATTCGGCAGAAACCAATGAGGAAATTCAGAAAATTGCACAAGAAGTTTCTCCCCTACTATCTGAATTCAGTAACGATATAACACTCAATGAAGCGCTTTTTGCCAAGGTCAAGTCGGTTCATGAATCAAAAGAAAGCTTGCACCTTAACCCTGAGCGAAGAACGCTACTTGAAAAACGTTACAAAAGCTTCAGTCGAAACGGGGCCAATCTTCCACAAGAAAAGAAAAAAAGGCTTCGGGAAATCGATGCGGAGCTGGCTAAGTTGAAGCTAAAATTTGGGGAGAATGTGTTGGCAGAGACCAATAAATATGAAATGCACCTCACCAATGAAATTGATTTGGACGGGCTTCCCGAAGGTGCAAAGGAAATGGCGGCCCAATTGGCCAAATCAAAAGGGAAAGAAGACTGGTTGATCACGTTGGATTATCCGAGCTATATCCCCTTTATGAAATATGCCAAAAATCGCGAGCTCAGAAAAGAATTGGCCTTGGCCTTCGGAAGCAAAGGTTTTCATGGTGATGAATTGGACAATCAAGAAAACGTTCTGAAAATTGTCAATCTGAGGCACGAAAGGGCCAAGCTATTGGGATATGACACACATGCCCATTTTGTACTCGAAGAACGTATGGCCGAAAATCCTGAAAAGGTATTGGATTTTCTAAACGAGTTACTCGAAAAAGCAAAACCCGCCACTAAAAGGGAATTTGCCCAATTACAAGATTTTGCCCGCGATTTGGATGGTATCGAAGATTTACAAAAGTGGGACGGCGCCTATTATTCCGAAAAGTTAAAGCAAAAGTTATTCGATTTAGACGATGAGAAACTCAAGCCCTATTTTAAGCTTGAAAATGTAATTGATGGGGTGTTCAAAGTGGCCGAGAAGCTCTTTGGATTGACCTTCAAAGAAGTTTTTGACGTTGAAACCTATCATAAAGAGGTAAAAACCTTTGAGGTCTATGACCAAGACCGAAATTTTATCTCATTGTTCTATGCTGATTTTCACCCAAGATCAGGTAAACGCGGTGGGGCTTGGATGACCTCATTTAAATCGCAGTTCAGAAAAAATGGTGAAAACGTGAGACCTCACGTCTCCAATGTCTGCAATTTTACGCCATCTACTGAAAGTAAGCCTTCTTTATTGACTTTCAATGAAGTGACCACACTCTTCCATGAATTTGGCCATGCGCTGCACGGTATGTTGGCCGATACCACCTACCCGAGCCTTTCGGGCACTTCGGTCTACTGGGATTTTGTGGAACTTCCGAGTCAAATCATGGAAAATTGGTGCTATGAAAAAGAGGCCTTGGAATTGTTTGCCCATCACTATGAAACCGGGGAATTGATTCCCATGACATTGGTTGAAAAAATAAAGGAATCCGCCACGTTTCAAGAAGGCATGCAAACCCTTCGCCAATTGAGCTTTGGATTGTTGGATATGGCTTGGCATGGCCAAGACCCCACTTCCATCAAAGATGTAAAAGCTTTTGAAACCGAAGCTTTTAAAGGCACACAACTTTATCCTGACACTCCTGAAACCTGTATGAGTACAGCCTTTGCCCATATTTTTCAGGGCGGCTATTCTTCAGGCTATTATAGCTACAAATGGGCCGAGGTATTGGATGCCGATGCATTTGCCTATTTTAAGGAAAACGGCATTTTCAATCCACAGATTGCCAAAAAGTTCAAAGAGCATATACTTTCAAAAGGAGGTACGGAAAACCCCATGGAACTCTATAAACGCTTTCGGGGGCAAGAACCAAAAATCGAAGCATTGTTGGAAAGGGCGGGATTGCTAACCCAGTAA
- the purE gene encoding 5-(carboxyamino)imidazole ribonucleotide mutase, whose protein sequence is MSKVAVIMGSTSDLPVMQDAIDILKGFDIEVDVDIVSAHRTPEKLFEFGKNAHKNGYAVIIAGAGGAAHLPGMVASLSPLPVIGVPVKSSNSIDGWDSVLSILQMPGGVPVATVALNGAKNAGILAAQIIGSSDKCVMDKIEIYKAGLKEKVIKGAKTVRGKQ, encoded by the coding sequence ATGAGCAAAGTCGCCGTCATCATGGGCAGTACCAGTGACCTTCCGGTCATGCAAGATGCCATCGATATTTTAAAAGGATTTGACATTGAGGTAGACGTAGACATTGTCTCTGCCCATCGAACCCCTGAAAAACTGTTTGAATTTGGTAAAAATGCCCATAAAAATGGGTACGCCGTAATAATTGCCGGTGCAGGTGGCGCAGCCCATTTACCTGGTATGGTCGCTTCATTATCGCCGCTTCCCGTAATTGGCGTTCCAGTCAAAAGCTCCAATTCCATTGATGGTTGGGACTCCGTCCTTTCCATTTTACAGATGCCTGGGGGGGTTCCCGTGGCTACCGTGGCACTAAATGGAGCCAAAAATGCGGGAATCCTTGCAGCGCAGATTATTGGAAGTTCAGATAAATGTGTCATGGATAAAATTGAGATCTATAAAGCCGGACTCAAAGAAAAGGTTATAAAAGGGGCAAAAACAGTTAGGGGTAAGCAGTAG
- a CDS encoding 5-(carboxyamino)imidazole ribonucleotide synthase translates to MDYFSSDFKLGILGGGQLGKMLLYETRKWDIFTKVMDASKEAPCKIACNEFILGDLLDFDAVHDFGKTVDVLTIEIENVNVDALEKLEDGGIKVYPPTKALRTIQNKAKQKLFYIDNDIPTAAFSRFAYASEIKDSIENGVLEFPFVWKSAQFGYDGQGVKIIRKVEDLEGLPPGECITEEMIPFKNELAVIVARNIDGKRITYPVVEMEFHPEANQVEYVICPARIDGEVAKKAREIALKVSEKIEHVGLLAVEMFQTHEDGILVNEVAPRPHNSGHYSIEASYTNQFEQHIRCILGLPLGRTDSKVAGVMVNLVGSEGHTGEVVYENIDNIMAKRGVTPHIYGKKQTRPFRKMGHVTIVNENVDRAREIAQQVKEKIKVVSK, encoded by the coding sequence ATGGATTATTTTTCTTCGGATTTCAAACTGGGCATTTTAGGCGGAGGACAACTCGGGAAAATGCTGCTCTACGAAACCCGAAAATGGGACATTTTCACCAAAGTCATGGATGCCTCGAAGGAAGCGCCCTGCAAAATCGCCTGCAATGAATTTATTTTAGGGGATTTATTGGATTTTGATGCGGTTCATGATTTCGGAAAAACAGTGGATGTGCTGACCATCGAAATCGAAAATGTCAATGTAGATGCGCTTGAAAAGTTAGAAGATGGGGGCATAAAGGTCTATCCTCCGACCAAAGCCTTGAGAACCATACAAAACAAGGCAAAGCAGAAGCTTTTCTATATAGATAACGATATTCCCACGGCAGCGTTTTCGCGCTTTGCCTATGCCAGTGAAATAAAAGACAGTATTGAAAACGGCGTATTGGAATTTCCTTTTGTTTGGAAAAGTGCCCAGTTTGGGTATGATGGCCAAGGGGTGAAGATCATACGAAAAGTAGAAGATTTAGAGGGATTGCCGCCCGGGGAGTGCATCACCGAAGAAATGATTCCATTCAAAAATGAACTGGCCGTCATCGTTGCACGCAATATTGATGGTAAGCGTATTACCTACCCTGTGGTAGAAATGGAATTTCACCCAGAGGCCAATCAAGTAGAGTATGTCATTTGTCCTGCAAGGATTGATGGGGAAGTAGCCAAAAAAGCCCGTGAAATCGCACTGAAGGTATCTGAAAAAATCGAACATGTGGGCTTATTGGCCGTAGAGATGTTCCAGACCCATGAAGATGGGATTTTGGTCAATGAGGTGGCCCCACGCCCCCATAACAGTGGCCATTACAGTATTGAGGCCAGTTACACCAACCAATTTGAGCAGCATATCCGTTGTATTCTTGGACTCCCATTGGGAAGAACCGATAGCAAAGTGGCCGGGGTCATGGTCAATCTGGTAGGGTCCGAAGGGCATACCGGTGAAGTCGTCTATGAAAATATCGACAACATCATGGCCAAAAGAGGGGTCACCCCCCATATTTATGGCAAAAAACAGACGAGGCCTTTCCGTAAGATGGGCCATGTGACCATCGTGAACGAGAATGTTGACCGGGCAAGGGAAATCGCCCAACAAGTAAAAGAAAAAATCAAAGTTGTAAGCAAATGA
- a CDS encoding adenylate kinase, with translation MIKLHDKQFRPYLDEAAIQEAVKKIAQEVARDYKHEVPIFVGVLNGAFMFVSDFLKEYKHHCEVTFVKLSSYQGLTSTGIVETLLDISEDIEGRSVIILEDIIDTGRTLQQLVHLFSKSNVKEFKIASLFYKSEIYNGEYNIDYVGIEIPNSFIVGYGLDYKELGRNLREVYQLNQNNMINLVLFGKPGAGKGTQAGFLKEKYNLKHISTGDVFRYNMKNGTELGKLAQSYIDKGELVPDEVTIDMLKAEVEKSGDAEGFIFDGFPRTVAQAKALDNFLESKEMQVDATIALEADDDILVARLLERGKESGRSDDQDEAKIRNRFDEYNQKTAALKEYYNRQGKFHTVNGIGGISEITERLLTVIDEVLKVQG, from the coding sequence GTGATAAAGTTGCACGACAAACAGTTCAGACCCTATTTAGATGAGGCGGCCATTCAAGAAGCGGTCAAAAAAATAGCCCAAGAGGTGGCACGTGACTACAAACACGAAGTGCCGATTTTTGTGGGCGTGCTTAATGGAGCATTTATGTTCGTATCTGATTTTTTGAAGGAATACAAGCATCATTGTGAAGTTACTTTTGTGAAACTTAGTTCATATCAGGGCCTGACCTCTACGGGTATTGTAGAAACGTTATTGGATATCTCTGAAGATATTGAAGGGCGCAGTGTCATCATTCTCGAAGACATTATCGACACTGGGCGCACCTTGCAACAGTTGGTGCATCTTTTTTCAAAATCTAACGTAAAAGAATTCAAGATTGCTTCGCTGTTCTATAAATCTGAAATCTACAATGGCGAGTACAATATCGATTATGTGGGCATTGAGATACCCAACAGTTTTATTGTGGGCTATGGACTCGATTACAAAGAGTTGGGAAGAAACCTAAGGGAAGTATATCAACTAAACCAAAATAATATGATCAATCTAGTACTTTTTGGAAAACCCGGAGCAGGTAAGGGAACCCAAGCAGGTTTTTTAAAGGAAAAATATAATCTGAAGCATATTTCTACCGGTGACGTGTTTCGCTACAATATGAAGAACGGTACCGAGCTGGGCAAATTGGCCCAATCGTATATCGATAAGGGCGAGTTGGTGCCTGATGAGGTGACCATTGATATGCTGAAGGCAGAAGTGGAGAAAAGTGGTGACGCAGAAGGATTCATCTTTGACGGATTTCCAAGAACTGTGGCACAGGCAAAAGCGTTGGACAATTTCTTGGAATCAAAAGAAATGCAGGTAGATGCTACTATCGCGTTGGAAGCTGATGACGATATTTTGGTCGCTCGTTTGTTGGAACGCGGTAAGGAAAGTGGCCGTTCAGACGATCAAGACGAAGCTAAAATCCGCAATCGGTTTGATGAATACAACCAAAAAACGGCCGCTTTAAAAGAATACTACAACAGGCAGGGCAAGTTTCATACTGTAAACGGTATAGGTGGAATTTCAGAGATTACAGAACGATTGCTTACAGTGATTGATGAAGTGCTAAAGGTTCAAGGTTAG
- the obgE gene encoding GTPase ObgE gives MTEGNFVDYVKVHVASGKGGQGSAHLRREKYVDKGGPDGGDGGRGGHVIVRGNKNLWTLIHYKFQKHFKAGHGEHGGKQRSTGSKGEDVYLEVPLGTVVRDTATNNILFEITEDGEEKTVLQGGLGGRGNWHFKSSTNQTPRYAQPGLSGEEKQITLELKVLADVGLVGFPNAGKSTLLSVMTSAKPKIADYEFTTLKPNLGIVEYRDFKSFVMADIPGIIEGAAEGKGLGHYFLRHIERNATLLFLIPADSSDISKEYEILLDELRRYNPELLDKQRLVAISKSDMLDDELIAEMRQELDKEFVDVTYLFMSSVAQMGIQELKDKLWVLLNE, from the coding sequence ATGACAGAAGGCAATTTTGTTGATTATGTCAAGGTGCATGTCGCCTCGGGAAAAGGGGGACAAGGATCTGCACACCTACGTCGTGAAAAATACGTTGACAAAGGGGGCCCTGATGGCGGCGATGGAGGCAGAGGGGGGCATGTCATTGTTCGGGGCAACAAAAATCTTTGGACACTCATCCATTATAAATTTCAGAAACATTTCAAGGCAGGCCATGGTGAACACGGTGGTAAGCAGCGCAGTACAGGTTCCAAAGGTGAAGATGTCTATCTCGAAGTGCCATTGGGCACGGTAGTTCGTGACACCGCAACAAACAATATACTGTTCGAAATTACCGAGGATGGTGAGGAAAAAACCGTGTTGCAAGGCGGATTGGGCGGTCGTGGCAACTGGCATTTCAAATCTTCGACCAACCAAACCCCACGATATGCACAACCAGGGCTATCAGGTGAAGAGAAGCAAATCACACTTGAACTGAAAGTCTTGGCCGATGTCGGATTGGTGGGCTTCCCCAATGCCGGTAAATCTACCCTGTTATCGGTGATGACCTCAGCAAAGCCCAAAATTGCCGATTATGAGTTTACGACCTTGAAACCGAATTTGGGCATAGTCGAATATCGAGATTTCAAAAGTTTTGTGATGGCCGACATACCGGGCATCATTGAAGGAGCTGCTGAAGGAAAGGGATTGGGCCATTATTTCTTGCGCCATATCGAGCGAAATGCCACCTTACTGTTTTTGATACCCGCAGATAGTAGCGATATTTCAAAAGAATATGAGATTTTGTTGGATGAGCTCAGAAGGTACAATCCTGAATTGTTGGATAAGCAGCGGCTGGTCGCCATCTCAAAAAGCGATATGCTCGATGATGAACTAATTGCCGAAATGCGGCAAGAGCTTGATAAAGAATTTGTTGATGTAACATATCTTTTCATGTCATCGGTGGCCCAAATGGGTATTCAAGAACTGAAAGACAAACTTTGGGTGTTATTGAACGAATAA
- a CDS encoding DUF4136 domain-containing protein codes for MKRVVFLFILMLLVSCAGGRVSYDYDKSTDFSNYATYNYFGDMETGLSELDERRLLKVMDSILQAKGFLLSEEPDFLVNIISSEYQRASNNAIGVGVGGTGRNVGGGVSVGVPIGGSGIERQIQFDFVDSQKNALFWQAISESGYRDNASPFERYEKIKALAAKVFSKFPPEQK; via the coding sequence ATGAAAAGGGTTGTTTTCTTGTTCATTCTTATGCTATTGGTCTCATGTGCGGGCGGTAGGGTGAGCTATGACTACGATAAATCGACCGATTTCTCAAATTACGCCACCTACAACTATTTTGGAGATATGGAGACCGGGTTGAGCGAGCTTGATGAACGTCGTTTGCTCAAGGTGATGGATTCTATTTTGCAGGCTAAAGGATTTCTTCTTTCAGAAGAACCTGATTTTTTGGTCAATATCATCAGTTCAGAATATCAAAGAGCCTCGAACAATGCCATAGGAGTGGGCGTGGGCGGTACTGGGCGCAATGTTGGTGGAGGCGTATCTGTAGGTGTACCTATTGGTGGTTCAGGTATTGAACGCCAGATTCAATTCGACTTTGTTGATTCACAAAAAAATGCGCTCTTTTGGCAAGCTATTTCAGAAAGTGGTTACAGAGACAATGCTTCCCCCTTTGAACGTTATGAAAAAATAAAGGCCTTGGCCGCCAAGGTATTCTCAAAGTTTCCTCCTGAGCAGAAATAA
- a CDS encoding sensor histidine kinase — MNLTEKRRNLLFWMLQLLGWGFINSVSFLFFKKFSPEFVTYSVVTGIFIGILSTSLLRWYLKKSVLFDDLTFKELTKIVVAFILTSSFFATLNFLSGYMYKKFGPELSEIEKNILETYDNFWLLVVNSFFLIGVWMACYLVIKLLLKMNMNRIERLELSSNLKQAQLNTLKGQINPHFMFNSLNNIRGLMLEDVQRSRDMLTKLSEMLRYSLTKNDVNAIAVEEELEMVDNYIALSKIQFEDRLVFVKEVDKETLPIQIPPMIIQLLVENATKHGISNLKEGGKIILAIKRSNNQLHIRVSNTGKLKMAKDSTQVGLENIKQRLKLLYGETAIFTLTEENGEVLADIKIPLT; from the coding sequence ATGAACCTTACAGAAAAAAGAAGAAATCTCCTTTTTTGGATGTTACAGCTTTTGGGTTGGGGGTTTATCAATTCCGTTTCTTTTCTTTTTTTTAAAAAATTTAGTCCTGAGTTTGTAACCTATTCAGTGGTTACTGGTATTTTCATCGGTATTCTTTCAACTTCATTGTTGCGATGGTATTTGAAAAAGAGTGTCTTATTTGACGATCTTACATTTAAGGAGCTGACAAAAATCGTTGTTGCCTTTATACTGACCTCTTCTTTTTTTGCCACTCTTAATTTTCTCTCTGGCTATATGTACAAAAAGTTTGGTCCAGAACTATCTGAAATTGAAAAAAATATTCTTGAAACATACGACAACTTCTGGCTTTTGGTTGTCAATTCGTTTTTTTTGATAGGTGTTTGGATGGCTTGCTATCTGGTCATCAAATTGCTGCTCAAAATGAATATGAACAGAATTGAACGGTTAGAGCTCAGTTCTAATTTGAAACAAGCACAGTTGAATACCTTGAAAGGGCAGATAAACCCGCATTTTATGTTCAATAGCCTCAACAATATTCGTGGATTGATGCTGGAGGATGTTCAAAGATCGCGTGATATGTTGACCAAACTTTCAGAGATGCTGCGCTACTCACTTACCAAAAACGATGTGAACGCCATTGCTGTTGAAGAAGAACTTGAAATGGTCGATAACTATATAGCCCTTTCCAAAATTCAGTTTGAAGATCGATTGGTGTTCGTTAAGGAAGTCGATAAAGAGACATTGCCCATACAGATTCCGCCGATGATTATTCAACTCTTGGTTGAGAATGCAACAAAACACGGTATTTCAAACTTAAAGGAAGGCGGAAAAATCATACTTGCCATCAAAAGGTCAAACAATCAATTGCATATCAGGGTTTCGAATACCGGCAAATTGAAAATGGCAAAAGATTCTACCCAGGTAGGACTCGAAAACATCAAACAACGATTGAAATTGCTTTATGGTGAAACCGCCATTTTTACGCTGACCGAAGAAAATGGAGAAGTATTGGCCGATATCAAAATTCCCTTGACATGA
- a CDS encoding LytTR family DNA-binding domain-containing protein translates to MKISAVIVEDSRLARNELKELIKEHKEIELKGEAENVDLGFELIQKELPDLLFLDINMPEKDGFELLEMLDEVPITIFTTAFDEYAIKSFEYNALDYLLKPINPKRFAQAIDKARAKLEGKQESKADTRKLNESSQIFIKDGEKCWLVKIGDISHFEIVGNYTRVYFEDERPMLYKSLNQIEEKLPEQAFFRANRQQMVNTNFIEQVVPWFNGKLKLTMKNGDEIEVSRRQSYLFKDRMSL, encoded by the coding sequence ATGAAGATCAGCGCCGTTATTGTCGAAGATTCGCGCCTGGCCCGTAACGAGCTTAAGGAGCTGATCAAAGAACACAAAGAGATAGAACTCAAAGGTGAGGCCGAAAATGTTGATTTGGGCTTTGAACTCATACAAAAAGAGTTGCCCGATCTATTGTTTTTAGACATTAACATGCCCGAAAAAGATGGTTTTGAACTGTTAGAAATGCTCGATGAAGTGCCCATCACCATTTTTACGACCGCTTTTGATGAGTATGCCATCAAATCTTTTGAGTACAATGCGTTGGATTATCTGTTGAAACCCATCAATCCAAAACGTTTTGCACAGGCCATAGACAAAGCCAGGGCAAAGTTGGAAGGCAAGCAAGAAAGCAAAGCGGACACGCGCAAGCTCAACGAGTCGAGCCAAATCTTCATCAAGGACGGAGAAAAATGTTGGTTGGTCAAAATCGGTGATATTTCCCATTTTGAGATCGTGGGCAATTATACCCGGGTCTATTTTGAAGATGAAAGGCCAATGCTCTACAAATCGTTGAACCAAATTGAGGAAAAGTTACCAGAACAAGCATTTTTCAGGGCAAATAGACAACAAATGGTAAATACCAATTTTATAGAACAAGTGGTACCCTGGTTTAACGGTAAACTGAAACTAACCATGAAGAACGGCGATGAGATAGAGGTTTCACGCCGTCAATCATATCTGTTCAAAGACCGGATGAGCCTATAA
- a CDS encoding DoxX family membrane protein: MNSKVFMVVRILLGLFVLVFGLDKFFHFVPMDQSAMSEAAMGYMGGLAAAKTIYLVAIVEILAGLALLFNKYGALMALILMSVSVNAVLFHATLEPATIPGSLILIVLNVLVLFGYKAKYKDLLAG; the protein is encoded by the coding sequence ATGAATTCAAAAGTTTTTATGGTCGTAAGAATTCTTCTCGGCCTTTTCGTATTGGTTTTTGGACTGGATAAGTTTTTTCATTTTGTACCCATGGACCAAAGTGCTATGAGCGAAGCAGCCATGGGTTACATGGGAGGTCTTGCAGCTGCCAAGACGATTTATTTAGTGGCTATTGTTGAAATTTTGGCCGGTTTGGCCTTATTGTTCAACAAATATGGTGCATTGATGGCCTTAATCTTAATGAGTGTCTCAGTAAATGCTGTATTGTTCCATGCGACGTTGGAGCCGGCTACGATTCCAGGTTCTCTAATTCTTATTGTTTTGAACGTTCTTGTTCTTTTTGGCTACAAGGCCAAGTATAAGGATCTACTTGCGGGATAG
- a CDS encoding CPBP family intramembrane glutamic endopeptidase: MMDHFRPFLKQKLKFNQKLGLFLILAFGIPRFIIVLNASKTGDYRLTSIIFVAMWLLPFLLLNKSGRVEIGIKKPKRPVGLLWGTLAGTAFCALVWWLGDMFYGNTLNNWLVYISNSYQVPKSENFEEVRFVYFLIFGITSMIFSPIGEELLYRGFIHRCFSEKLAENKASLVDSAAFALTHLAHFGILYVDNHWEFNLIPALIWVILMFFASRIFFWSKQMTNSILGAILSHAVFNLTMTYFIFFHIL; the protein is encoded by the coding sequence ATGATGGATCACTTCAGACCCTTTCTGAAGCAAAAGCTAAAATTCAATCAAAAACTGGGGCTGTTCTTGATTCTGGCCTTTGGTATTCCCCGATTCATCATTGTCTTGAATGCCAGCAAAACTGGAGATTATCGACTTACCTCTATCATTTTTGTCGCCATGTGGCTACTTCCCTTTTTATTGTTGAACAAATCGGGGAGAGTGGAAATCGGAATCAAAAAACCGAAACGTCCGGTAGGGTTGCTTTGGGGAACATTGGCAGGTACCGCCTTTTGTGCGTTGGTATGGTGGCTGGGCGACATGTTTTACGGAAACACCTTGAACAATTGGCTCGTCTATATCTCCAATTCATACCAGGTGCCCAAAAGTGAAAATTTCGAAGAAGTACGGTTTGTTTACTTTCTGATTTTCGGGATTACCAGTATGATTTTTAGCCCTATTGGTGAAGAATTGTTATATCGAGGTTTCATACATCGGTGTTTTTCTGAAAAATTAGCTGAGAACAAGGCATCACTTGTAGACAGTGCGGCATTTGCCTTGACCCATTTGGCCCATTTTGGAATTTTATACGTAGACAATCATTGGGAGTTCAACTTGATTCCTGCCCTCATTTGGGTTATTTTGATGTTTTTTGCTTCTAGAATTTTCTTTTGGTCAAAACAGATGACAAACTCCATTTTAGGAGCCATCCTCAGTCATGCGGTATTCAACTTGACCATGACCTACTTCATTTTTTTTCATATTCTCTGA
- a CDS encoding SDR family oxidoreductase — translation MVISLIGKKALVGGSSRGIGLAIAEQLAASGASVTLMSRSKEKLKNLIDHLSTDKGQKHQYLAVDFTDFKGYQEILERYFEKNSIDILINNTQGPEAGGALEKRVVDYQQAFDLLFKTVVFTTELALEQMQKNQWGRIINVASISVKEPLSYLALSNSIRAAVVTWAKSLSFDVAREGITVNNILTGYFDTERIAQLNAKKAEKLGVPQAEVRSTMENQVPVKRIGDPKEYGYLVAFLASQQASYITGTNIPIDGGLLKSL, via the coding sequence ATGGTAATAAGTCTGATAGGGAAAAAAGCACTGGTCGGTGGCAGCAGTAGGGGTATTGGCCTTGCTATTGCAGAGCAACTGGCCGCAAGTGGAGCCAGTGTAACCCTAATGTCTCGCAGTAAGGAAAAACTAAAAAATCTCATTGACCATCTTTCAACAGATAAAGGGCAAAAACATCAATATCTGGCCGTCGATTTTACAGATTTTAAGGGATACCAAGAAATACTCGAACGATATTTTGAAAAGAACTCCATAGACATCTTGATCAATAACACCCAAGGTCCTGAAGCCGGTGGTGCTTTGGAAAAGCGAGTTGTTGATTATCAGCAAGCTTTCGACCTCTTGTTCAAAACGGTAGTGTTCACGACAGAACTTGCCCTCGAACAAATGCAAAAAAATCAATGGGGACGCATCATCAATGTGGCCTCCATTTCGGTAAAAGAACCGTTAAGCTACCTAGCCCTTTCCAATTCGATTCGGGCAGCAGTGGTCACCTGGGCCAAAAGCCTCTCATTTGATGTGGCAAGAGAAGGTATTACCGTCAACAACATACTTACAGGTTATTTCGATACTGAACGTATTGCACAATTGAATGCGAAAAAAGCGGAAAAATTGGGAGTGCCACAGGCCGAAGTGCGCTCAACCATGGAAAACCAAGTGCCTGTGAAACGAATCGGTGACCCCAAAGAATATGGTTATCTGGTCGCTTTCTTGGCTTCACAACAGGCAAGTTATATCACGGGAACCAATATCCCCATTGATGGTGGACTTTTGAAATCGCTATGA
- a CDS encoding cupin domain-containing protein, producing MNLSEIPSKEIMPGYHGKLVHSKSMSWAFWTVEKGAEVPEHRHVHEQIMHVVEGEFEFTLDGKTKVYTPGDVVVIPSNITHSGKALTPCKLMDVFSPVREEYI from the coding sequence ATGAACCTATCAGAAATACCCTCCAAAGAAATCATGCCCGGATACCACGGAAAGTTGGTACACTCAAAATCAATGAGTTGGGCTTTCTGGACAGTCGAAAAAGGAGCTGAAGTGCCCGAACACCGCCATGTACATGAACAGATAATGCATGTGGTTGAAGGTGAATTCGAATTTACTTTGGATGGAAAAACAAAAGTATACACACCCGGTGATGTAGTGGTCATACCATCGAACATCACCCATTCTGGAAAAGCATTGACACCATGTAAATTAATGGATGTCTTTAGTCCGGTCAGAGAAGAATATATTTAG